The following proteins are encoded in a genomic region of Phragmites australis chromosome 9, lpPhrAust1.1, whole genome shotgun sequence:
- the LOC133928059 gene encoding pEARLI1-like lipid transfer protein 2: MPYLFPSIQPYLFPCASFPPPGSSLLPTPLPTGLLPASSPPSDTSLLPTVLLLAVNLVLAAVASVTYFSLPPAPEPLTPKPPSNHGPCCSLLDSLVDLEAVVCLYTTIKANILSINLNCA, encoded by the coding sequence atgccttatctcttccccagcatccaaccttatctcttcccgtGCGCCTCCTTCCCACCCCCAGGCTCCAGCCTGCTCCCCACGCCCCtccccaccggcctcctccctgCCTCCTCCCCACCGTCGGACACCAGCCTCCTCCCCACGGTGCTCCTCCTGGCTGTCAACTTGGTCCTCGCCGCCGTGGCGAGCGTGACCTACTTCTCGTTGCCGCCGGCCCCAGAGCCGCTAACACCGAAGCCACCCAGCAACCACGGCCCGTGCTGCTCGCTGTTGGACAGTCTCGTTGATCTGGAGGCCGTCGTTTGCCTCTACACTACCATCAAGGCCAACATCCTCAGCATCAACCTCAACTGCGCATAG